From Micromonospora echinospora, one genomic window encodes:
- a CDS encoding CDP-alcohol phosphatidyltransferase family protein — protein MHSATTLTESSRPTVADFHRVNRGGGLFSESISQWLGAAFALVAQRLGLKPTALTIMNLVLGLAASVTVVALADRVAAGDVPAWAVGLVALVGWQVAYALDCADGQLARVTGQGSAAGARVDVLCDVAAQIALVTALGTVAVAQRPDTPVWLVAAFAGTWMVNLVTSVMQAGPNAASMVTSTSLPVRLAKLVRDYGAVIFVAGLVLTFVPALTFWVVVAFTIVNGGFLLASIAFSARASLR, from the coding sequence GTGCACTCCGCGACCACCTTGACTGAATCGTCCCGTCCCACCGTCGCCGACTTCCACCGGGTCAACCGGGGCGGCGGACTGTTCAGCGAGTCGATCAGCCAGTGGCTGGGGGCGGCGTTCGCGCTGGTCGCCCAGCGGCTCGGGCTGAAGCCCACCGCGCTGACCATCATGAACCTGGTGCTCGGGCTGGCCGCCTCGGTGACCGTGGTGGCGCTCGCCGACCGGGTCGCCGCCGGGGACGTACCGGCCTGGGCCGTCGGGCTGGTCGCGCTGGTCGGCTGGCAGGTGGCGTACGCCCTGGACTGTGCCGACGGTCAGCTCGCCCGGGTGACCGGGCAGGGCAGCGCGGCCGGCGCGCGGGTGGACGTGCTCTGCGACGTGGCCGCCCAGATCGCCCTGGTCACCGCCCTGGGGACGGTGGCGGTGGCGCAGCGCCCCGACACGCCGGTCTGGCTGGTGGCCGCCTTCGCCGGCACCTGGATGGTCAACCTGGTCACCTCGGTGATGCAGGCGGGGCCGAACGCCGCCAGCATGGTCACCTCGACCAGCCTTCCGGTACGCCTCGCCAAGCTGGTCCGCGACTACGGCGCAGTGATCTTCGTGGCCGGTCTGGTGCTGACGTTCGTACCGGCGCTGACGTTCTGGGTGGTGGTCGCCTTCACCATCGTCAACGGCGGCTTCCTGCTCGCCAGCATCGCCTTCTCGGCCCGCGCCTCGCTGCGCTGA
- a CDS encoding helix-turn-helix domain-containing protein, which yields MIREVERRTLTVFTTLEVDVARASGPTIARWQLGRELHRLREAVGVSHKEVAAELGCSESKVYKIESGDVGVSRADVIVMLTRYGVSDERVRQTALDLQRQGKERGWWAKFGQLPNPYSVYIGLESAATAVRNFELAAVPGLLQTERYARAIFDQQRMTEAAAEREKRLQVRMARQVCLTEKPLLNFWTIIDESALHREVGGREVLREQLLHLVEMSERDNIDIQVLPYSEGAHPGMLGSVAILEFPEDVHTPVAYVESFAGDVYLEREEDMRRVTLAYTHLHSSALSSTKSRQLIAEVARSLT from the coding sequence TTGATCCGCGAGGTGGAGAGGAGAACACTGACGGTGTTCACGACCTTGGAGGTTGACGTGGCGAGGGCAAGCGGCCCGACGATCGCGCGGTGGCAGCTCGGCCGGGAGCTACATAGGCTCCGCGAGGCGGTCGGTGTCTCACACAAGGAGGTCGCGGCCGAGCTGGGCTGTTCGGAATCCAAGGTTTACAAGATCGAGTCTGGCGACGTAGGCGTCAGCCGGGCCGACGTGATCGTGATGCTCACCCGTTACGGCGTAAGCGACGAGCGGGTGCGGCAGACCGCCCTCGATCTCCAGCGCCAAGGCAAGGAGCGTGGTTGGTGGGCGAAGTTCGGTCAGCTCCCAAACCCGTACAGTGTGTACATCGGACTGGAGTCCGCCGCGACGGCTGTACGGAACTTCGAGCTGGCCGCCGTGCCGGGACTGCTCCAGACCGAGCGGTACGCCCGTGCGATCTTCGATCAGCAGCGGATGACCGAGGCAGCAGCCGAGCGGGAGAAGCGCCTCCAGGTGCGGATGGCGCGGCAGGTGTGCCTCACCGAGAAGCCGCTACTCAACTTCTGGACGATCATTGACGAAAGCGCACTTCACCGTGAGGTCGGCGGGCGCGAAGTGCTCAGGGAGCAGTTACTCCACCTGGTGGAGATGAGCGAGCGCGACAACATCGACATCCAGGTTCTTCCCTACAGTGAGGGAGCTCACCCGGGGATGCTCGGCTCGGTTGCCATCCTGGAGTTTCCGGAGGACGTACACACCCCGGTCGCCTATGTCGAGAGCTTTGCTGGAGACGTGTATCTGGAGCGGGAGGAGGACATGCGCAGGGTTACCCTGGCTTACACACACCTGCACAGCTCGGCCCTCAGCTCGACCAAGTCCCGTCAACTGATCGCCGAGGTGGCCAGGAGCCTGACGTAG
- a CDS encoding restriction endonuclease subunit S: MTQAASGWRHVTVGEICEFKYGKSLPANARNPGDYPVYGSNGVVGSHDSYLTSGPTIVIGRKGSLGEVAFSPGPCWPIDTTYFVDSSATSEDLRWLSLRLAALGLTELNRAAAVPGLNREDAYRKTLLLPPLEEQRRLAEVLDRADELRAKRREALARLDDLTQSIFLDMFGDPVRNDRGWSRTLMSSLLERIHSGHSPQCLSRAAEGGEWGVLKLGAVTSCEFKPDENKALPPEVEPRKEHAVQSGDLLFSRKNTRELVGACALVRDTPTNLLLPDLIFRLELNPDAVINKVFLQQLLVYPSKRRQIQSLAGGSAGSMPNISKARLMAAEVEVPPLPLQRDFARRIDAIEDLKTVHRASLGELDALFASLQDRAFRGLL, translated from the coding sequence ATGACGCAGGCGGCGAGCGGATGGCGGCACGTTACTGTCGGAGAAATCTGCGAGTTCAAGTACGGTAAGAGCCTACCCGCCAACGCACGAAATCCTGGCGACTATCCTGTCTACGGCTCAAATGGTGTTGTCGGATCCCATGATTCCTATCTCACGTCAGGTCCGACCATCGTCATTGGCCGGAAGGGGTCCCTTGGCGAAGTCGCCTTCTCACCTGGGCCGTGCTGGCCGATCGACACAACCTACTTCGTTGACTCAAGTGCCACTAGCGAAGACCTCCGTTGGCTCTCTCTGAGGCTGGCTGCGCTCGGCCTGACGGAACTTAATCGAGCCGCAGCGGTGCCCGGTCTGAATCGTGAGGACGCATACCGCAAGACACTCCTGCTGCCACCGCTTGAGGAGCAACGGAGGCTTGCTGAGGTGCTGGATCGGGCTGATGAGCTGCGCGCCAAGCGCCGCGAAGCCCTGGCCCGCCTCGATGACCTCACCCAGTCCATTTTTCTCGACATGTTCGGCGACCCAGTTCGGAACGATCGCGGCTGGTCCAGAACTTTAATGAGTTCATTGCTAGAGCGCATCCACAGCGGCCATAGCCCTCAGTGTCTGAGCCGTGCAGCAGAAGGAGGCGAATGGGGCGTCCTTAAGCTGGGGGCGGTAACTTCTTGCGAGTTTAAGCCAGACGAGAACAAGGCACTTCCCCCAGAGGTTGAGCCTCGCAAGGAGCATGCAGTTCAGTCAGGCGACCTTCTCTTCTCGAGGAAGAACACAAGGGAATTGGTGGGGGCATGCGCTCTTGTCAGAGATACGCCCACCAACCTCCTTCTTCCGGATCTAATTTTCAGGCTTGAGCTGAACCCTGACGCCGTAATCAACAAGGTCTTCCTCCAGCAGTTGCTTGTTTATCCGTCTAAACGGCGTCAGATTCAATCGTTGGCAGGCGGCTCCGCAGGTTCCATGCCCAACATCTCTAAGGCTAGACTAATGGCGGCGGAAGTCGAAGTACCTCCTCTTCCATTGCAACGGGACTTCGCTCGTCGGATCGATGCTATCGAGGACCTAAAGACAGTCCACCGGGCGAGCCTGGGGGAGCTGGACGCGTTGTTCGCGTCGTTGCAGGATCGGGCTTTCCGGGGGTTGCTCTGA
- a CDS encoding DEAD/DEAH box helicase family protein, with amino-acid sequence MSNFAFLRAEWPDLLDEALRAERLAVADPRGSCFYARRTLELALGWLFDADGTLRRPYRNDLSAKIHEPTLRNLVGNTIQAKMNIIRKQGNRAVHERTPVTDKDSLPVLRELFHVTYWIARHYTRDRAQVPPNALAFDPGLIPQQDSSQVRQRSQAELKALADKLAAQDAALTAERERSATLDAELTKLRAEVAAAKAANEARPDDHDYDEAQTRNLFIDVMLAEAGWRLDGPDNREFPVTGMPNGSGTGFVDYVLWGDDGKPLAVVEAKRARRDATAGKQQAKLYADCLEQRYGQRPVIFYTNGYDTWLWDDTTYPPRSVQGFYTKDELALLIQRRTTRESLAGTEIKQEIVGRHYQLRAIRKISEAFERDRQRQALVVMATGAGKTRTVIALVDLLMRANWVKRVLFLADRNALVNQAVNAFKAHLPSAATVNLVTEKDAEGRVYVSTYPTMMGLINQTVSGGRRFGPGYFDLVIIDEAHRSVYQKYRAIFSWFDSLLVGLTATPRNEIDRNTYSLFHLEDGVPTDHYDLDQAVKEGYLVPPRAFSVETDFQWRGVRYDDLSEEEKDEWDSLDWGDDGPPESVDADAVNKWMFNKETVDNVLKTLMTHGHRVAGGDRIGKTIIFARNQLHADFIQERFDHAYPNHAGHRARVITYKTEYAQSLIDDFSQSEKDPHIAISVDMLDTGIDVPEVVNLVFCKPVRSKAKFLQMIGRGTRLCPDLYGPGQHKKDFLVFDFCRNFEFFNQNPEQAERKMSKSLTERLFKAQLDLICRLDQRLPGDAGPDTADDGTESEAGLRWDLARDLHGRVETIHLDNFAVRPKRKLVEYYLDFARWHRLTPEAVEEIGGNLANLPTAKLDEDEAAKRFDLLVLRLQLGQFEAIPDYDKLRQQVQLIASTLLEQTSIPAVREQQELLHEVAGDEWWQDVTLPMLELMRRRMRGLVRLIERAKRAIVYTDFSDELGEISVVSLDDIRVGTNFERFEAKARTYLREHEDRLALQKLRRNKQLSPTDLEELERMLVASGGGPEEIEQARRSANGLGLFIRSLVGLDREAANEAFSEFLTGRTLTANQISFIGLIIADLTQNGVMAPERLWGSPFSDIAPDPESIFPSADVDRLVAIIDSVRNTAAPTREVA; translated from the coding sequence ATGAGCAACTTCGCGTTCCTGCGGGCCGAGTGGCCCGACCTGCTTGACGAGGCCCTGCGGGCCGAGCGACTGGCCGTCGCCGACCCGCGGGGCTCGTGTTTCTATGCCCGGCGCACGCTCGAACTGGCGCTGGGCTGGCTCTTCGACGCCGACGGGACACTCAGGCGGCCGTACCGGAACGACCTGTCGGCGAAGATTCACGAGCCGACGCTGCGCAACCTGGTGGGCAACACCATCCAGGCCAAGATGAACATCATCCGCAAGCAGGGCAACAGGGCCGTGCACGAGCGGACCCCGGTGACCGACAAGGACTCGTTGCCGGTCCTACGCGAGTTGTTCCACGTCACGTACTGGATCGCCCGGCACTACACCCGCGACCGGGCGCAGGTCCCACCGAACGCACTCGCCTTCGACCCGGGTCTGATCCCCCAGCAGGACTCCTCCCAGGTGCGGCAGCGGAGCCAGGCCGAGCTGAAGGCCCTCGCCGACAAGCTCGCCGCCCAGGACGCGGCGCTGACCGCCGAACGGGAACGGTCCGCCACCCTCGACGCCGAGCTGACTAAGCTGCGTGCCGAGGTTGCCGCCGCGAAGGCCGCCAACGAGGCCCGCCCCGACGACCACGACTACGACGAGGCGCAGACCCGCAACCTCTTCATCGATGTGATGCTGGCCGAGGCCGGCTGGCGGCTCGACGGCCCGGACAACCGCGAGTTCCCGGTGACCGGCATGCCCAACGGCTCGGGCACCGGCTTTGTCGACTACGTGCTGTGGGGCGACGACGGCAAGCCGCTTGCGGTGGTCGAGGCCAAGCGCGCCCGGCGGGACGCCACCGCCGGCAAGCAGCAGGCGAAGCTCTACGCCGACTGCCTGGAGCAGCGGTACGGCCAGCGCCCGGTCATCTTCTACACCAATGGCTACGACACCTGGCTCTGGGACGACACGACCTACCCGCCCCGATCGGTGCAGGGCTTCTACACCAAGGACGAGCTGGCGCTCCTGATCCAGCGCCGGACCACTCGCGAGTCCCTCGCGGGCACGGAGATCAAGCAGGAGATCGTCGGGCGGCACTACCAGCTGCGGGCGATCCGGAAGATCAGCGAGGCGTTCGAGCGGGACCGGCAGCGGCAGGCGCTCGTGGTGATGGCCACCGGTGCCGGCAAGACCCGGACCGTGATCGCCCTGGTCGACCTGTTGATGCGGGCCAACTGGGTCAAGCGGGTGCTCTTCCTCGCCGACCGCAACGCACTGGTCAACCAGGCGGTCAACGCGTTCAAGGCACACCTGCCCAGCGCGGCCACGGTCAACCTGGTCACCGAGAAGGACGCCGAGGGCCGGGTGTACGTCTCGACGTACCCGACCATGATGGGCCTGATCAACCAGACCGTGAGCGGCGGACGGCGCTTCGGCCCCGGCTACTTCGACCTGGTCATCATTGACGAGGCACACCGGTCGGTGTACCAGAAGTACCGAGCGATCTTCTCCTGGTTCGACAGCCTGCTGGTCGGGCTCACCGCGACCCCGCGCAACGAGATCGACCGCAACACCTACAGCCTGTTCCACCTTGAGGACGGCGTGCCCACCGACCACTACGACCTCGACCAGGCGGTCAAGGAGGGCTACCTCGTGCCGCCGCGCGCGTTCTCCGTGGAGACCGACTTCCAGTGGCGCGGCGTCCGCTACGACGACCTCAGCGAGGAGGAGAAGGACGAGTGGGACTCGCTCGACTGGGGTGACGACGGGCCGCCGGAGAGCGTCGACGCGGACGCGGTCAACAAGTGGATGTTCAACAAGGAGACCGTGGACAACGTCCTGAAGACGCTGATGACCCACGGTCATCGGGTGGCCGGTGGCGACCGGATCGGCAAGACGATCATCTTCGCCCGCAACCAGTTGCACGCCGACTTCATCCAGGAGCGGTTCGACCACGCGTACCCGAACCACGCCGGCCACCGCGCCCGGGTCATCACCTACAAGACCGAGTACGCGCAGAGCCTCATCGACGACTTCTCCCAGTCGGAGAAGGACCCGCACATCGCGATCTCGGTGGACATGCTCGACACCGGCATCGACGTGCCCGAGGTCGTCAACCTGGTCTTCTGCAAGCCCGTACGGTCGAAGGCGAAGTTCCTCCAGATGATCGGCCGGGGCACCCGGCTCTGCCCGGACCTCTACGGCCCCGGCCAGCACAAAAAGGACTTCCTCGTCTTCGATTTCTGCCGGAACTTCGAGTTCTTCAACCAGAACCCGGAGCAGGCGGAGCGGAAGATGAGCAAGTCGCTGACCGAGCGGCTGTTCAAGGCCCAGCTCGACCTCATCTGCCGTCTCGACCAGCGGCTCCCCGGTGACGCCGGCCCGGACACGGCCGACGACGGCACGGAGAGCGAGGCGGGCCTGCGCTGGGACCTGGCCCGCGACCTGCACGGGCGGGTAGAAACCATCCACCTCGACAACTTCGCCGTACGCCCCAAGCGAAAGCTGGTGGAGTACTACCTCGACTTCGCGCGCTGGCACCGGCTCACCCCGGAAGCGGTGGAGGAGATCGGCGGCAACCTCGCTAACCTGCCCACCGCCAAGCTGGACGAGGACGAGGCGGCCAAGCGGTTCGACCTGCTGGTGCTACGCCTTCAGCTCGGCCAGTTCGAGGCCATACCCGACTACGACAAGCTGCGCCAGCAGGTGCAGCTGATCGCCTCGACGCTGCTGGAGCAGACCAGCATCCCGGCCGTCCGCGAGCAGCAGGAACTCCTCCACGAGGTGGCCGGGGACGAGTGGTGGCAGGACGTGACCCTGCCGATGCTGGAGCTGATGCGCCGCCGCATGCGCGGGCTGGTGCGGCTGATCGAGCGGGCCAAGCGGGCCATCGTCTACACCGACTTCAGCGACGAGCTGGGGGAGATCTCGGTCGTGTCGCTGGACGACATCCGGGTCGGCACGAACTTCGAGCGGTTCGAGGCCAAGGCCCGGACGTACCTCCGCGAACACGAGGACCGCCTCGCGTTGCAGAAGCTGCGCCGCAACAAGCAGCTCTCCCCCACCGACCTGGAGGAGCTGGAACGCATGCTGGTGGCCAGCGGTGGCGGCCCCGAGGAGATCGAGCAGGCCCGCCGCTCGGCCAACGGGCTCGGACTCTTCATCCGCTCGCTGGTCGGGCTCGATCGGGAGGCGGCCAACGAGGCGTTCAGCGAGTTCCTGACCGGCCGCACCCTCACCGCGAACCAGATCAGCTTCATCGGCCTGATCATCGCCGATCTGACCCAGAACGGCGTCATGGCGCCCGAGCGACTCTGGGGATCCCCGTTCAGCGACATCGCGCCCGACCCGGAGTCGATCTTCCCGTCCGCCGACGTGGATCGCCTGGTCGCGATCATCGACTCCGTCCGGAACACCGCCGCCCCCACTCGGGAGGTGGCGTAG
- a CDS encoding nucleotidyl transferase AbiEii/AbiGii toxin family protein — MDPFHERLARTGLGAAHRYGFALAGGYAVQAAGLLERPSEDVDLFTAWDRREEFPDAVTAVVHAYRDDGLRVDIERQYDTFARLAVTDGLRVSKVELGVDWRAKEPILMAIGPVLHPDDAVANKMSALYGRAFARNFVDIDATLRSGRYTREVLLSLVQRADRRFDRRVFADALGQADVLDPDDFAQYGVTDQALDDLHRRFAAWRRELLDEESPARPGNSVG; from the coding sequence GTGGATCCTTTTCACGAACGACTCGCCCGCACCGGACTCGGAGCCGCCCACCGGTACGGCTTCGCCCTCGCCGGCGGTTACGCGGTTCAAGCCGCCGGCCTGCTGGAACGGCCTAGCGAGGATGTCGACCTGTTCACGGCCTGGGACCGCCGCGAGGAGTTCCCCGACGCGGTCACCGCCGTGGTGCACGCCTACCGCGACGACGGCCTGAGAGTCGACATCGAGCGGCAGTACGACACGTTCGCCCGGCTGGCGGTCACCGATGGCCTGCGCGTCTCCAAGGTTGAACTCGGCGTGGACTGGCGGGCCAAAGAACCCATCCTCATGGCCATCGGACCGGTTCTCCATCCCGACGACGCTGTTGCGAACAAGATGAGCGCACTCTACGGGCGGGCGTTCGCCCGGAACTTCGTCGACATCGACGCCACACTCCGATCCGGCCGGTACACCCGTGAAGTGCTTCTCAGCCTCGTACAGCGCGCCGACCGCAGGTTCGATCGGCGCGTCTTCGCCGATGCTCTAGGGCAGGCCGACGTGCTCGATCCTGACGACTTCGCCCAGTACGGCGTCACCGATCAGGCGCTGGACGATCTCCACAGAAGGTTCGCGGCGTGGCGCCGTGAACTGCTCGACGAGGAAAGCCCTGCCCGACCTGGCAACTCCGTCGGCTGA
- a CDS encoding DUF397 domain-containing protein translates to MEPKWRKSSKSQSNGQCVEVADNIPGAVAVRDSKDRSGPVLAFGPQDWRRFIDSLKSV, encoded by the coding sequence GTGGAGCCGAAGTGGCGCAAGAGCAGCAAGAGCCAGAGCAACGGCCAGTGCGTCGAGGTCGCGGACAACATCCCCGGTGCGGTCGCCGTCCGAGACAGCAAGGACAGGAGCGGCCCCGTGCTGGCCTTCGGCCCTCAGGACTGGCGTAGGTTCATCGACTCCCTCAAGAGCGTCTGA
- a CDS encoding glycosyltransferase, which yields MKIVVAHNRYRQAQPSGENTIVDAEIAQLTAAGVEVLPFIRSSDEIPTMPKTAKALLPISPIYAPRAQQELSRLLTEHKPDALHLHNPYPLLSPWVVRTAHKHGVPVVQTVHNYRQVCSSGVYFRDGAICQDCKGKALGVPAITNRCYRGSTVQSALMATTLAVHRPTWRSVDRFVALTSQIATHLREYGIPADRIVVKPNGIPDPGRPAPLGEGFFYLGRLSPEKGLGLLLDAWRRHPDGALGPLRIAGDGELRHLAEQAAAERSDVTYLGSLDRDGVRAVMAQSAVVIAASMWHDVLPTVVIEAMASGRPVLGTDLGGIPYLVGADDPAGAVGWVVPADPAAMAAALPQAAAGAAALSAPARLRYERTFHPDVVTKRLIDVYASLR from the coding sequence GTGAAAATCGTGGTGGCGCACAACCGGTACCGCCAGGCCCAGCCCTCCGGTGAGAACACCATCGTCGACGCGGAGATCGCCCAGCTCACTGCGGCAGGGGTGGAGGTGCTGCCGTTCATCCGCAGCTCCGACGAGATCCCCACCATGCCGAAGACGGCCAAGGCGCTGCTGCCGATCTCGCCGATCTACGCCCCCCGCGCCCAGCAGGAGCTGAGCCGGCTGCTCACCGAGCACAAACCGGACGCGCTGCACCTGCACAACCCGTACCCGCTGCTCTCGCCCTGGGTGGTGCGGACCGCGCACAAGCACGGCGTGCCGGTGGTGCAGACGGTGCACAACTACCGGCAGGTCTGCTCCTCCGGCGTCTACTTCCGGGACGGGGCGATCTGCCAGGACTGCAAGGGCAAGGCGCTCGGCGTGCCGGCGATCACGAACCGCTGCTACCGGGGCTCGACGGTGCAGAGCGCCCTGATGGCGACCACCCTGGCCGTGCACCGCCCCACCTGGCGCTCGGTGGACCGGTTCGTGGCGCTCACCTCGCAGATCGCCACCCACCTGCGCGAGTACGGCATCCCCGCCGACCGGATCGTGGTCAAGCCGAACGGCATCCCCGACCCCGGCCGGCCCGCGCCGCTCGGCGAGGGCTTCTTCTACCTCGGTCGACTCTCCCCGGAGAAGGGCCTCGGCCTGCTGCTCGACGCCTGGCGGCGACACCCGGACGGCGCGCTCGGCCCGCTGCGTATCGCCGGGGACGGCGAACTGCGCCACCTGGCCGAGCAGGCCGCCGCCGAACGGTCCGACGTGACGTACCTCGGCTCCCTGGACCGGGACGGCGTCCGGGCGGTGATGGCGCAGAGCGCGGTGGTCATCGCCGCCTCGATGTGGCACGACGTGCTGCCGACCGTGGTGATCGAGGCGATGGCGAGTGGCCGTCCGGTGCTCGGCACCGACCTGGGCGGCATCCCCTACCTGGTCGGCGCGGACGATCCGGCCGGCGCGGTCGGCTGGGTGGTGCCCGCCGACCCGGCCGCCATGGCCGCCGCGCTGCCGCAGGCGGCAGCCGGTGCCGCCGCGCTGTCGGCCCCGGCCCGGCTGCGCTACGAGCGCACCTTCCACCCCGACGTGGTCACCAAGCGCCTGATCGACGTGTACGCCTCGCTCCGCTGA
- a CDS encoding Fpg/Nei family DNA glycosylase produces the protein MPELPEVEALADHLRRRAVGHRVERLEIAAISALKTYDPPSSAAVGRTVTDARRHGKFLDVVFDDDLHLVVHLARAGWLHHRESFPSATPLRPGKGPIAVRVRLDDGSGFDLTEAGTQKSLAAYLVTDPAQVPGVARLGPDALDADLATFTERLRSRRGQVKGVLTDQQVLAGVGNAYSDEILHAAKLSPFALTDRLADAQLATLHEATRRVLGEAVTRSVGQRAAELKAEKRSGLAVHARTGLPCPVCGDTVREVSFADSSLQYCPGCQTGGKPLADRRLSRIVR, from the coding sequence GTGCCGGAGCTACCCGAGGTGGAAGCGCTCGCCGATCACCTGCGCAGACGTGCCGTCGGGCACCGCGTCGAGCGGCTGGAGATCGCCGCGATCAGTGCCCTGAAGACGTACGACCCGCCGTCGAGCGCGGCGGTCGGGCGTACGGTGACCGACGCCCGCCGGCACGGCAAGTTCCTCGACGTGGTCTTCGACGACGACCTGCACCTGGTGGTGCACCTGGCCCGCGCCGGCTGGCTGCACCACCGGGAGTCGTTCCCCTCCGCCACGCCGCTGCGTCCCGGCAAGGGGCCGATCGCCGTGCGGGTACGCCTCGACGACGGCTCCGGCTTCGACCTGACCGAGGCGGGCACCCAGAAGAGCCTGGCCGCCTACCTGGTGACCGATCCGGCGCAGGTGCCCGGGGTGGCCCGGCTCGGCCCGGACGCCCTCGACGCCGACCTGGCGACCTTCACCGAACGGCTACGCAGCCGCCGGGGCCAGGTGAAGGGGGTGCTGACCGACCAGCAGGTCCTGGCCGGGGTGGGCAATGCGTACTCCGACGAGATCCTGCACGCGGCGAAGCTGTCGCCGTTCGCGCTGACCGACCGGCTGGCCGACGCGCAGCTCGCTACCCTGCACGAGGCGACCCGGCGGGTGCTCGGGGAGGCGGTGACCCGGTCGGTGGGTCAGCGGGCGGCGGAACTGAAGGCGGAGAAGCGCTCCGGGTTGGCGGTGCACGCCCGGACCGGGTTGCCCTGTCCGGTCTGCGGGGACACCGTGCGGGAGGTCTCGTTCGCCGATTCGAGCCTCCAGTACTGCCCCGGATGCCAGACCGGCGGCAAGCCGCTCGCTGACCGACGGTTGTCCCGGATCGTACGCTGA
- a CDS encoding type I restriction-modification system subunit M: MITGELKSKIDRVWDAFWSGGISNPLEVIEQITYLLFIKRLDEIETREKRKAERFPNAQVTLRFDPDQEELRWSNFKDRDPETMYKIVAHKVFPYLQQLGSDGSTYSQHMRDARFTIPNPALLARVVDMLDQIPMEARDTKGDLYEYMLSKIATAGHNGQFRTSRHIIQLMVEMTAPTPTDEICDPACGTAGFLVEASEYVRRVHPNALLDAAQRTHFHESMFHGFDFDGTMLRIGSMNMLLHGVESPDIRYRDSLAENVSNESENYSLILANPPFAGSLDYESTSKDLQRIVKTKKTELLFLALFLRLLKPGGRAAVIVPEGVLFGGTGAHKELRRMLIEDQKLDGVVKLPSGTFKPYSGVSTAILLFTKTNSGGTDNVWFYEVTADGWSLDDKRNPLLGAEKLGPVPDVALTEDEHAKNNLPDALARWLRRDGDELQRSRTEQSFCVPKADIVEQGYDLSLSRYKEILHKEVEHRPPLEIIAELECLESEIQQGMSNLKAMLG; this comes from the coding sequence GTGATAACCGGTGAACTGAAAAGCAAGATCGACCGCGTCTGGGACGCCTTCTGGTCCGGCGGCATCTCGAACCCGCTGGAGGTGATAGAGCAGATCACCTACCTGCTCTTCATTAAGAGGCTGGACGAGATCGAGACGCGGGAGAAGAGGAAGGCTGAACGCTTCCCGAACGCACAGGTCACCCTGAGGTTCGACCCGGACCAGGAAGAACTCCGCTGGTCCAACTTCAAGGACCGTGACCCGGAGACGATGTACAAGATCGTCGCCCACAAGGTATTTCCGTACCTCCAGCAGCTCGGTAGCGACGGGTCGACCTACTCGCAGCACATGCGGGACGCCCGGTTCACCATCCCCAACCCGGCGCTGCTCGCCCGCGTGGTCGACATGCTCGACCAGATCCCGATGGAGGCCCGGGACACCAAGGGTGACCTCTACGAGTACATGCTTAGCAAGATCGCCACGGCTGGGCATAACGGACAGTTCCGCACGTCACGGCACATCATCCAGCTGATGGTCGAGATGACGGCCCCGACGCCGACCGACGAGATCTGCGACCCGGCCTGCGGCACCGCCGGCTTCCTGGTCGAGGCCAGCGAGTACGTCCGGCGCGTCCATCCGAACGCCCTACTCGACGCGGCGCAGCGGACGCACTTCCACGAGAGCATGTTCCACGGCTTCGACTTCGACGGCACGATGCTGCGGATCGGCAGCATGAACATGCTGCTGCACGGCGTGGAAAGCCCAGACATCCGCTACCGCGACTCGCTCGCCGAGAACGTCAGCAACGAGTCCGAGAATTACTCGCTGATCCTGGCCAACCCCCCGTTCGCAGGTAGCCTCGACTACGAGAGCACGTCCAAGGACCTCCAGCGGATCGTCAAGACCAAGAAGACGGAGCTGCTTTTCCTCGCCCTTTTCCTCCGGCTCCTCAAGCCCGGCGGCCGGGCAGCCGTGATCGTGCCCGAGGGCGTTCTATTCGGAGGCACCGGCGCGCACAAGGAGCTGCGCCGAATGCTGATCGAAGACCAGAAGCTCGACGGGGTGGTGAAGCTGCCGAGCGGCACGTTCAAGCCCTACTCGGGCGTCTCCACGGCGATCCTGCTCTTCACCAAGACCAACAGCGGTGGGACCGACAACGTCTGGTTCTACGAGGTGACCGCCGACGGCTGGAGCTTGGATGACAAGCGAAACCCGTTGCTGGGTGCCGAGAAGCTCGGACCGGTGCCGGACGTGGCGTTGACCGAGGACGAACACGCGAAGAACAACCTCCCGGACGCGCTGGCGCGATGGCTCCGCCGGGACGGCGACGAGTTGCAGCGGTCTCGGACCGAGCAGAGCTTCTGCGTACCGAAGGCAGACATCGTCGAGCAGGGTTACGATCTCAGTCTCAGTCGTTACAAGGAGATTCTCCACAAGGAAGTCGAGCATCGTCCGCCGCTGGAGATTATCGCAGAGCTAGAATGCCTCGAATCCGAGATTCAGCAGGGCATGTCGAATCTGAAGGCGATGCTCGGATGA